One segment of Streptomyces sp. XD-27 DNA contains the following:
- a CDS encoding transposase — protein sequence MTGIIDRLVPDELWELFQQVAPGAPTRHQGGGRRRHGDRAVLAAIVFVTTSGCPWQQLPATSFGPSGATAHRRFTEWARAGVWADLRLLAAERLGITTESDWSRRAVDAVCMQAAQTHQMR from the coding sequence ATGACAGGGATCATCGACCGGCTGGTGCCGGACGAACTGTGGGAGCTGTTCCAGCAGGTGGCACCGGGGGCGCCGACACGGCACCAGGGCGGCGGTCGGCGCCGCCACGGCGACCGGGCGGTACTGGCGGCGATCGTGTTCGTCACCACGTCGGGCTGCCCGTGGCAGCAGCTGCCGGCGACCTCGTTCGGCCCTTCGGGAGCCACCGCCCACCGGCGCTTCACGGAGTGGGCCAGGGCCGGGGTTTGGGCTGATCTCCGGCTTCTCGCCGCGGAACGACTCGGCATCACCACGGAGTCGGACTGGTCGCGCCGCGCGGTCGACGCGGTGTGCATGCAGGCGGCGCAGACGCACCAAATGAGATGA
- a CDS encoding FAD/NAD(P)-binding protein yields MERLAASIAAEDGPMELGIHVFERTGQFGAGRVHSPLQAPTSFLNRVAGHVSFGADESVEDAGHLLPEELRPNLYTWARRKFDETGDPRFDIEPDSWPKRYLHGLALREQFDAYVDILRAHPGVTVSLHHHEVTDIEELAAPGTDGPLRITSVPVDAAPSADPAAAVHTDVDQVLLLTGHSYNDPQRFPRTRQWAEAAERTAGAVFLPSAYPLEDRLTADIAGPGTVVGCAGTMLTGVDAVLHLTEGRGGRFARTEDGALRYEPSGREPRSIVAFSESGLFAFARPLDHSRGPRRSTRASSSPSRPWTGSARTSAAHPCASAR; encoded by the coding sequence ATGGAGCGGCTGGCTGCTTCGATCGCCGCCGAGGACGGCCCCATGGAACTCGGCATTCATGTCTTTGAGCGCACCGGGCAATTCGGCGCGGGTCGGGTACACAGCCCTCTGCAGGCCCCCACGAGTTTTCTCAATCGCGTTGCCGGACACGTTTCCTTCGGCGCCGACGAAAGCGTCGAAGACGCAGGTCATCTGCTTCCCGAGGAACTCCGCCCCAACCTCTACACCTGGGCCCGCCGGAAGTTCGACGAGACCGGCGACCCCCGCTTCGACATCGAGCCGGACAGCTGGCCCAAGCGCTACCTGCACGGCCTCGCGCTGCGCGAGCAGTTCGACGCGTACGTGGACATCCTGCGAGCCCACCCCGGCGTGACGGTCTCCCTGCATCACCACGAGGTCACCGACATCGAGGAGCTCGCCGCACCCGGCACGGACGGCCCGCTGCGCATCACATCCGTCCCGGTCGACGCCGCCCCTTCCGCCGACCCGGCCGCCGCCGTGCACACGGACGTCGACCAGGTGCTGCTGCTCACCGGCCACTCGTACAACGACCCGCAGCGGTTCCCGCGAACCCGCCAGTGGGCCGAGGCCGCCGAGCGGACCGCGGGCGCCGTGTTCCTGCCGAGCGCGTACCCGCTGGAAGACCGGCTCACCGCCGACATCGCGGGCCCCGGCACGGTCGTCGGCTGCGCCGGGACCATGCTCACCGGCGTCGACGCCGTCCTGCACCTCACCGAGGGCCGAGGCGGACGCTTCGCCCGCACCGAGGACGGCGCCCTACGCTACGAGCCCTCCGGCCGCGAGCCCCGCTCCATCGTGGCCTTCAGCGAATCCGGGCTGTTCGCCTTCGCCCGGCCGCTCGACCACTCCCGCGGGCCAAGAAGAAGCACAAGGGCGTCTTCCTCACCGTCGAGGCCGTGGACCGGATCCGCGAGAACTTCGGCAGCGCACCCGTGCGCGTCGGCGAGGTGA
- a CDS encoding AMP-binding protein, whose protein sequence is MDTHTHPSIPAVLPTGVHHLIGQHAQQHPGAPAVREAATGRELGYGELWDLAGALAARLAAAGIRPGDACGIALERGADLVVAMLAAARAGAFYVPLDMGAPPQRSAAQLADAAARCVVTAPEDGGRAAALAPGLPTVEVVRTTAGTAQAPEVADDGVGGDDPLYVNFTSGTSGRPKAVVVPHRAVLRLVDTPAYCTLGPGTRVANAANPAFDATTFEIWATLAARGTVVVMPAVAATGLDRWLELLRTERVAAMFLTTSLFHMIAQERPAALGTLATLLVGGEALTPEAARRVLAAGGPDRLVNVYGPTETTTFATYHDLTPSGFAGRRACPSAMPSSTPNSACSAKTWRPCPTASAASCTSADPAWPSATWDAPS, encoded by the coding sequence ATGGACACCCACACGCACCCGAGCATTCCGGCCGTTCTCCCGACCGGGGTGCACCACCTCATCGGACAGCACGCGCAGCAGCACCCCGGCGCACCGGCCGTGCGCGAGGCGGCCACGGGTCGCGAGCTCGGCTACGGAGAACTGTGGGACCTGGCAGGGGCCCTCGCCGCACGGCTGGCCGCCGCGGGCATCCGCCCCGGCGACGCCTGCGGCATCGCCCTGGAACGTGGCGCCGACCTCGTGGTGGCCATGCTGGCCGCCGCCCGCGCGGGCGCCTTCTACGTCCCGCTCGACATGGGCGCCCCGCCCCAGCGCTCCGCGGCCCAACTGGCCGACGCCGCGGCGCGCTGCGTGGTCACCGCGCCGGAGGACGGCGGCCGGGCGGCCGCCCTGGCACCGGGGCTGCCCACGGTCGAGGTGGTCCGCACGACCGCCGGCACCGCACAGGCCCCCGAGGTCGCCGACGACGGCGTCGGCGGGGACGATCCGCTGTACGTGAACTTCACCTCCGGCACCAGCGGGCGCCCCAAGGCCGTGGTCGTGCCGCACCGAGCCGTACTCCGGCTCGTGGACACCCCGGCGTACTGCACCCTCGGGCCCGGCACGCGCGTGGCGAACGCCGCCAACCCGGCCTTCGACGCCACCACGTTCGAGATCTGGGCCACCCTGGCGGCCCGCGGCACGGTCGTGGTCATGCCCGCCGTGGCCGCCACCGGCCTGGACCGCTGGCTGGAGCTGCTGCGCACCGAGCGCGTGGCGGCGATGTTCCTGACCACCTCGCTGTTCCACATGATCGCCCAGGAGCGCCCGGCCGCCCTCGGCACGCTGGCGACCCTGCTCGTCGGCGGCGAGGCGCTGACCCCCGAGGCGGCCCGCCGGGTGCTCGCCGCGGGCGGGCCGGACCGGCTGGTCAACGTCTACGGGCCCACCGAGACCACCACCTTCGCCACGTATCACGACCTCACCCCGAGCGGCTTCGCGGGGCGGCGCGCGTGCCCATCGGCGATGCCATCCAGCACACCGAACTCCGCGTGCTCGGCCAAGACCTGGCGCCCGTGCCCGACGGCGAGCGCGGCGAGCTGTACATCGGCGGACCCGGCGTGGCCCTCGGCTACCTGGGACGCCCCGAGCTGA
- a CDS encoding non-ribosomal peptide synthetase, which translates to MLGQDLAPVPDGERGELYIGGPGVALGYLGRPELTAERFTVLPDDPGQGVFYRTGDVVRRLPGGGLEIFGRLDRQVKIRGFRVELEEIERAAVATGLAAAAVVEKTGEGSSAVLVGFVLPAADAGTPAEVVAGLQAALAAELPGYMLPARWTVLDSLPLGPTGKADRDALLALDAPDAPAAAAPKPAAGGAEARPGRTPDGLAAEIRRLWCEVLEVAEARDEDNFIEAGGNSILAIQLAARVNEAASADLGPTDVLLAADLAELTETARHSATARS; encoded by the coding sequence GTGCTCGGCCAAGACCTGGCGCCCGTGCCCGACGGCGAGCGCGGCGAGCTGTACATCGGCGGACCCGGCGTGGCCCTCGGCTACCTGGGACGCCCCGAGCTGACGGCCGAGCGGTTCACCGTGCTGCCGGACGACCCCGGGCAGGGAGTGTTCTACCGGACCGGCGATGTCGTCCGCAGGCTCCCCGGCGGCGGGCTGGAGATCTTCGGGCGGCTCGACCGCCAGGTGAAGATCCGCGGGTTCCGCGTGGAGCTCGAGGAGATCGAGCGGGCGGCGGTGGCCACCGGCCTGGCGGCCGCGGCCGTCGTGGAGAAGACCGGCGAGGGGTCCTCGGCCGTGCTGGTGGGCTTCGTGCTGCCGGCCGCGGACGCGGGCACACCCGCCGAGGTGGTGGCCGGCCTGCAGGCCGCACTCGCCGCCGAGTTGCCCGGCTACATGCTGCCGGCCCGGTGGACCGTACTCGACTCCCTTCCGCTGGGGCCCACCGGCAAGGCGGACCGCGACGCGCTGCTCGCCCTGGACGCGCCGGACGCACCCGCTGCCGCCGCCCCGAAGCCGGCCGCCGGCGGAGCGGAAGCGCGACCCGGCCGGACACCCGACGGGCTGGCCGCCGAGATCCGGCGGTTGTGGTGCGAGGTCCTGGAGGTCGCGGAAGCCCGGGACGAGGACAACTTCATCGAAGCGGGCGGCAATTCGATCCTGGCGATCCAGCTGGCCGCCCGCGTCAACGAGGCCGCGTCGGCCGATCTCGGGCCGACCGACGTCCTGCTGGCCGCAGACCTGGCCGAACTGACCGAGACGGCACGGCACTCTGCGACCGCCCGGAGCTGA